The following coding sequences are from one Beggiatoa alba B18LD window:
- a CDS encoding methyl-accepting chemotaxis domain-containing protein, whose product MAVNTEEIWEMFRETGKQIQALRYRSEETERSIKELVEASRETDRRFQEIRTEMAESSKETDRRFQEIRTEMAESSKETDRKIKETIVSLHDGLHKTEKLLGGYAQAAEKRSRELDKRIGALSNRLGEFVEEFIKPNIVPLLQARGIDVHVVSRDVEANNPQLGLAMQIDLLAINGDCCVLIEVKSHLSQDDVDEHIERMGKFKPLFPKYQDSQIFGAVAGMVIPDNVSKYAYRKGFFVITQKHDTAIILNDIQFQPKTW is encoded by the coding sequence ATGGCAGTTAATACAGAAGAAATTTGGGAAATGTTTCGTGAAACGGGAAAGCAGATTCAAGCTTTACGTTATCGGTCAGAAGAAACAGAGCGGAGCATTAAAGAGCTGGTAGAAGCGTCAAGAGAGACTGACCGTAGATTTCAAGAAATACGAACGGAAATGGCTGAAAGCTCAAAAGAGACTGACCGTAGATTTCAAGAAATACGAACGGAAATGGCTGAAAGCTCAAAAGAAACTGATCGTAAAATTAAAGAAACGATTGTCAGTTTACATGACGGATTGCATAAAACAGAGAAGTTATTAGGCGGTTACGCACAGGCAGCTGAAAAACGTTCGCGAGAGTTAGATAAAAGAATTGGCGCATTAAGCAATCGCTTAGGCGAGTTTGTTGAAGAATTTATTAAACCTAATATAGTGCCTTTATTACAAGCGCGGGGCATTGATGTACATGTGGTTAGTCGTGATGTGGAGGCGAATAACCCTCAATTAGGTTTAGCAATGCAAATTGATTTATTAGCGATTAATGGCGATTGTTGCGTACTTATCGAGGTTAAAAGCCATTTAAGTCAAGATGATGTCGACGAACATATAGAGCGGATGGGAAAATTTAAACCATTATTTCCTAAATATCAGGACAGTCAAATTTTTGGCGCGGTCGCTGGCATGGTTATTCCTGATAATGTCTCTAAATATGCGTATAGAAAAGGTTTTTTTGTTATAACCCAAAAGCATGATACTGCTATCATTCTGAATGATATTCAATTTCAACCTAAAACATGGTAA
- a CDS encoding DUF7682 family zinc-binding protein gives MAKKTFPCGHKGLGQYCHKCQQSSVEQHHQDTNKREKQVWEQQFKADAVDLRKLPHKSLVIKARSILAAIKEGQAYQVFNGKRMNYDRHIVSVPIDNDYRILFKDEKEGLTPVVVLSHEEYNTKKPGASKI, from the coding sequence ATGGCAAAAAAGACATTTCCATGTGGACATAAAGGGTTAGGGCAGTATTGTCATAAATGTCAACAATCTTCAGTAGAACAACATCATCAAGACACTAATAAACGTGAAAAACAGGTGTGGGAACAACAATTTAAAGCAGATGCTGTTGACTTACGAAAACTGCCACATAAAAGTTTAGTTATTAAAGCCCGTTCTATTCTCGCTGCCATTAAAGAAGGGCAAGCGTATCAAGTCTTTAACGGTAAACGGATGAATTACGATAGGCACATCGTTTCCGTGCCTATTGATAATGATTACCGCATCTTATTTAAGGACGAAAAAGAAGGCTTAACCCCTGTTGTTGTACTCTCTCATGAGGAATACAACACCAAAAAACCCGGTGCATCAAAAATATAA
- the trmL gene encoding tRNA (uridine(34)/cytosine(34)/5-carboxymethylaminomethyluridine(34)-2'-O)-methyltransferase TrmL encodes MFHCVLHQPEIPPNTGNVIRLCANTQVQLHLIHPLGFSLDDKRMRRAGLDYHEWVNVKEYKTLDDFLITINPTRLFICETCGEQYYTDCHYQAGDAFLFGSETSGLPRTVLERFPQEQMIRIPMRAGNRSLNLSNSVAVVIYEAWRQLGFA; translated from the coding sequence ATGTTTCATTGTGTGCTTCATCAACCAGAAATCCCCCCCAATACAGGGAATGTCATTCGTCTGTGTGCCAATACACAAGTACAACTCCACCTAATTCACCCATTAGGCTTTAGTCTCGACGACAAACGTATGCGTCGCGCAGGGTTAGATTATCATGAGTGGGTCAATGTAAAGGAATATAAAACATTAGATGATTTTCTAATCACGATAAATCCAACCCGTTTATTTATCTGTGAAACTTGTGGCGAACAATATTACACCGACTGCCACTATCAGGCGGGAGATGCATTTTTATTCGGTTCGGAAACTTCTGGATTACCGCGAACTGTCCTTGAACGTTTTCCACAAGAACAGATGATTAGAATCCCCATGCGAGCAGGCAATCGAAGTTTAAATTTATCAAACTCCGTTGCAGTCGTTATTTACGAGGCATGGCGACAACTGGGATTTGCTTAA
- a CDS encoding LytR/AlgR family response regulator transcription factor: MMKILIVDDEPLARARLRALLEEIGIGEVVGEAGNGREAVNIVSLCHPDIVLLDIRMPGMDGMEAARQMRHISPSPALIFTTAYGDHALDAFDQQAVDYLMKPIRRDRLEGALMRAKTLLNISDDELSETNSFSPIKTKARSHISVKVRDELRMIPVNEIQYCYADQKYVVLHWTQGEALIGETLKELEQEFSGQFLRIHRSTLVAIVQIAGLVKDHEGRHLIKLRTANKTLEVSRRHLPTVRKVLKDMRLPCAI, encoded by the coding sequence ATGATGAAAATTCTCATTGTTGATGATGAACCCCTTGCGCGGGCGCGATTACGGGCATTGCTTGAAGAAATTGGCATTGGTGAAGTGGTGGGGGAGGCTGGAAATGGGCGGGAAGCGGTTAATATCGTGAGCTTATGCCACCCTGATATTGTCTTGTTAGACATTCGTATGCCGGGTATGGATGGGATGGAAGCCGCTCGCCAAATGCGTCATATATCCCCATCACCTGCGCTGATTTTTACAACGGCTTACGGCGACCACGCGCTAGATGCGTTTGACCAGCAAGCAGTTGATTATTTGATGAAACCAATACGACGTGATCGGTTGGAAGGTGCGCTAATGCGTGCTAAAACTTTGTTGAATATCAGTGATGATGAGCTTTCTGAAACGAACAGTTTTAGCCCCATAAAGACAAAAGCACGCAGTCATATCAGTGTTAAAGTACGCGATGAACTGCGTATGATTCCTGTGAATGAAATACAATATTGTTATGCTGATCAAAAGTATGTCGTTTTGCATTGGACACAGGGTGAAGCACTGATAGGGGAAACCTTAAAAGAATTAGAACAAGAATTCAGTGGACAATTTTTAAGAATTCATCGCAGTACTTTAGTTGCTATTGTACAAATTGCGGGATTGGTGAAAGATCATGAAGGGCGACATCTCATCAAATTACGCACGGCTAATAAAACCTTAGAAGTCAGTCGCCGACATTTACCGACTGTTCGCAAAGTCTTAAAAGATATGCGTTTACCTTGTGCAATCTAA
- the iscU gene encoding Fe-S cluster assembly scaffold IscU, producing MSYSEKVIDHYENPRNVGTFDQQDPHVGTGLVGAPACGDVMRLQIKVNEQGVIEDAKFKTYGCGSAIASSSLLTEWVKGKTLEEAASIKNTEIAEELALPPVKIHCSVLAESAIKAAIKDYQEKANVGVE from the coding sequence ATGTCCTACAGCGAAAAAGTTATCGACCACTATGAAAACCCCCGCAATGTTGGCACGTTTGACCAGCAAGACCCACATGTTGGCACAGGATTAGTCGGCGCACCCGCCTGTGGCGACGTGATGCGCTTACAAATTAAAGTCAACGAACAAGGGGTAATTGAAGACGCAAAATTCAAAACCTACGGCTGTGGCTCTGCCATCGCCTCCAGTTCACTACTGACAGAATGGGTTAAGGGTAAAACCTTAGAAGAAGCAGCATCGATTAAAAATACAGAAATTGCTGAAGAATTAGCCCTGCCTCCTGTAAAAATTCATTGCAGCGTATTGGCAGAATCTGCCATTAAAGCAGCCATTAAGGATTATCAGGAAAAGGCAAATGTTGGCGTAGAATAG
- the aceB gene encoding malate synthase A, producing MSTQPVSLHTPDLTITAPVKPEFASVLTAEAVAFVADLVKHFGARREALLARRVERQKQLEAGIMPDFLPETKHIRDGNWQVGATPADLQDRRVEITGPVDRKMVINALNSGAKVFMADFEDAQSPTWEGLLEGHINLRDALDKTISYTSPEGKQYQLNDTIATLLVRPRGWHLEEKHVLFEGKPISGSLFDFGLYFFHNAKRALSKGTGPYFYLPKLESHLEARLWNDVFNYAQDKLGLPRGTIKATVLIETILASFEMDEILYELRDHCVGLNCGRWDYIFSFIKKFCKNPEFVLPDRGEVTMTSHFLRSYSQLLIKTCHRRGAHAMGGMAAQIPIKNDPAANDAALAKVLADKEREAGDGHDGTWVAHPALVPIAMDVFNKYMPKANQKDKLREEVNVTAKDLLQVPTGNITEKGLRNNVSAALQYMEAWLGGNGCVPINNLMEDAATAEIARAQLWQWVRYPKGVLNDGRKVTAELVKQVIQEELDIIRAQVGEQRQKAGHYALAAELLAKIVTEETFAEFLTLVAYEYLP from the coding sequence ATGTCAACACAACCTGTGTCACTGCATACGCCTGATTTGACAATCACTGCTCCAGTTAAACCAGAGTTTGCCTCTGTATTAACCGCTGAAGCAGTTGCGTTTGTAGCGGACTTAGTAAAACACTTTGGTGCACGACGTGAAGCACTTTTAGCAAGACGGGTTGAGCGGCAAAAACAATTAGAAGCAGGCATTATGCCTGATTTCCTGCCTGAAACTAAGCACATTCGTGATGGTAATTGGCAAGTCGGTGCGACCCCCGCCGATTTACAAGACCGCCGTGTCGAGATTACTGGGCCTGTTGACCGCAAAATGGTCATCAATGCCTTGAACTCAGGCGCGAAAGTATTCATGGCAGATTTTGAAGATGCACAAAGCCCTACTTGGGAAGGATTATTGGAAGGGCACATTAACCTACGTGATGCCTTAGACAAGACCATTTCCTACACCAGCCCAGAAGGCAAACAGTATCAATTAAACGACACTATAGCGACCCTATTAGTGCGTCCTCGTGGTTGGCATTTAGAAGAAAAACATGTGTTATTTGAAGGTAAACCTATATCTGGTTCACTTTTTGATTTCGGGTTGTACTTCTTCCACAATGCAAAACGTGCTTTAAGCAAAGGCACAGGACCTTACTTTTACTTACCCAAATTAGAAAGCCATTTAGAAGCCCGTTTATGGAACGACGTATTTAACTACGCACAAGATAAACTCGGCTTACCCCGTGGCACTATCAAAGCCACTGTTTTAATTGAAACGATTTTAGCCTCTTTCGAAATGGACGAAATTCTATATGAATTACGTGACCATTGCGTTGGGTTAAATTGTGGTCGTTGGGACTACATTTTTAGTTTCATCAAAAAATTCTGCAAAAACCCAGAATTTGTCTTACCTGACCGTGGCGAAGTGACAATGACAAGCCACTTCTTACGTTCCTACTCTCAACTATTGATTAAAACCTGTCACCGTCGCGGCGCACATGCGATGGGCGGGATGGCGGCGCAAATTCCGATTAAGAATGACCCAGCCGCTAACGATGCCGCACTAGCAAAAGTGCTGGCTGATAAAGAACGAGAAGCAGGCGATGGACATGATGGCACGTGGGTTGCACATCCTGCACTAGTTCCGATTGCAATGGACGTATTCAACAAATACATGCCCAAAGCCAATCAAAAAGATAAACTGCGCGAAGAAGTCAATGTTACCGCAAAAGATTTATTGCAAGTTCCAACAGGCAATATCACTGAAAAAGGATTGCGTAACAATGTCAGTGCGGCACTTCAATACATGGAAGCATGGTTAGGCGGAAATGGCTGTGTGCCTATTAACAACCTCATGGAAGATGCAGCAACCGCTGAAATTGCCCGCGCCCAATTATGGCAGTGGGTACGTTATCCGAAAGGCGTTTTAAACGATGGTCGCAAAGTGACCGCCGAATTAGTCAAACAAGTGATACAGGAGGAACTCGATATTATCCGTGCTCAGGTGGGTGAACAGCGCCAAAAGGCTGGTCACTACGCATTAGCTGCGGAATTACTCGCGAAGATTGTGACAGAAGAGACGTTTGCTGAATTTTTGACTTTAGTCGCTTACGAATATTTACCTTAA
- the aceA gene encoding isocitrate lyase — MTFLDAKALEKDWAENPRWKGVTRGYSAAEVVRLRGTLPIEHTLAKVGAEKLWKYLNTEPYVNALGALTGNQAMQQAKAGLKAIYLSGWQVAGDANSAGQMYPDQSLYPVDSVPTVVRRINNAFQRADQLHHAEGNDSIDWYVPIVADAEAGFGGVLNAFELMKGMIEAGAAGVHWEDQLASAKKCGHMGGKVLVPTQEAVQKLIAARLAADVSGVPSVIIARTDALGAALLTSDIDPRDQEFVTGNRTVEGFYQTRQGMAQGISRGLAYAPYADLIWLETGKPDLNEARVFAEAIKKEFPDKMLAYNCSPSFNWKRHLDDATIAKFQKELGAMGYKFQFITLAGFHTLNYSMFDLADKYRDTGMTAYVELQEKEFAAESRGYTATKHQREVGAGFFDDVTQVITGGVSSITALKGSTEEEQFTHA, encoded by the coding sequence ATGACATTTTTAGATGCAAAAGCACTTGAAAAAGACTGGGCTGAGAATCCTCGCTGGAAAGGCGTGACCCGTGGTTATTCCGCTGCTGAAGTAGTTCGTTTACGTGGCACTTTACCCATTGAGCACACCTTAGCCAAAGTAGGTGCTGAGAAACTGTGGAAATATTTAAACACAGAACCGTATGTTAATGCTTTAGGTGCTTTAACTGGCAACCAAGCCATGCAACAAGCCAAAGCAGGCTTAAAAGCCATTTACTTAAGTGGCTGGCAAGTTGCAGGCGATGCCAACAGCGCAGGTCAAATGTACCCTGACCAAAGCTTATACCCCGTTGACAGCGTGCCGACCGTTGTTCGCCGTATTAACAACGCATTCCAACGCGCTGACCAATTACACCATGCCGAAGGCAACGACTCCATCGACTGGTACGTGCCTATCGTTGCTGATGCCGAAGCAGGTTTCGGCGGTGTGTTAAATGCTTTCGAATTAATGAAAGGCATGATTGAAGCGGGTGCGGCTGGTGTTCACTGGGAAGACCAATTAGCCTCTGCGAAAAAATGCGGTCACATGGGTGGAAAAGTCTTAGTTCCTACACAAGAAGCCGTGCAAAAATTAATCGCTGCCCGTTTAGCTGCTGACGTTTCTGGCGTACCTAGCGTGATTATTGCCCGTACCGACGCATTAGGAGCTGCTTTATTAACCAGCGACATCGACCCACGTGATCAAGAATTTGTCACTGGCAACCGTACCGTTGAAGGCTTCTACCAAACCCGTCAAGGGATGGCTCAAGGGATTTCTCGCGGTTTAGCCTACGCCCCTTATGCTGACCTGATTTGGTTAGAAACAGGCAAACCTGACTTAAATGAAGCCCGCGTCTTCGCGGAAGCTATTAAGAAAGAATTCCCAGATAAAATGCTGGCTTACAACTGCTCACCTTCCTTCAACTGGAAACGTCACCTTGACGACGCAACCATTGCCAAGTTCCAAAAAGAACTCGGTGCAATGGGTTACAAATTCCAATTCATCACCTTGGCAGGCTTCCATACATTGAACTACTCTATGTTCGATTTAGCTGACAAGTATCGTGACACTGGCATGACTGCTTATGTAGAATTGCAAGAAAAAGAATTTGCTGCTGAATCTCGTGGTTACACGGCAACCAAGCATCAACGTGAAGTCGGTGCTGGTTTCTTTGATGACGTGACCCAAGTGATTACAGGCGGTGTGTCTTCTATCACTGCATTAAAAGGCTCTACCGAAGAAGAGCAATTTACCCACGCTTAA
- a CDS encoding LysR family transcriptional regulator: MSNERFYYKQNRLKQLRAFCHAAQTGSISKAADRLFLSQPSVSLQIKALERELDISLFERRGPSIELTPEGKILYELATPLVEGIDSLTESFAVRRGNLESGELNITAGESTILYILPDVMKRFASAYPGIRLRLHNVTGRDGMALLRANEVDFAVGSFLDIPDDIMYFPIYYYDTVLITPKNHPLAQKPDFRLEDISQYGLILPPRHLSTWRMVKMVFQQHNLDYKVTLEAGGWEVIKKYVALGLGISVVTSICLTPSDPVEVLSLEQYFPKRSYGVILRRGKFLSPGAKRFIEMMDTDFFKRDL; the protein is encoded by the coding sequence ATGTCTAACGAGCGTTTTTACTACAAACAAAATCGACTGAAACAACTGCGGGCTTTTTGCCATGCGGCACAAACGGGAAGCATTTCTAAAGCTGCTGACCGTTTATTTTTAAGTCAGCCCTCTGTTTCACTACAAATAAAAGCCCTAGAACGTGAATTAGATATTTCTTTATTCGAACGGCGTGGTCCCTCGATTGAATTAACCCCCGAAGGAAAAATTTTATACGAATTAGCAACGCCTTTAGTAGAAGGGATTGATTCTTTAACAGAATCGTTTGCAGTACGACGGGGTAATTTAGAATCAGGCGAGTTAAATATCACAGCGGGCGAATCGACCATTCTGTATATTTTGCCCGATGTCATGAAACGTTTTGCCAGTGCTTACCCTGGTATCCGCTTGCGCTTGCATAATGTCACAGGACGCGATGGGATGGCGTTATTACGGGCAAATGAAGTCGATTTTGCCGTTGGGTCATTTTTAGATATTCCTGACGATATCATGTATTTTCCCATTTACTACTATGACACTGTTCTGATTACACCGAAAAATCATCCTTTAGCGCAAAAACCCGATTTTCGTTTAGAAGACATTAGCCAATATGGGTTGATTCTCCCACCGCGTCATTTAAGCACATGGCGTATGGTGAAAATGGTTTTTCAACAGCATAATTTAGACTATAAAGTCACCTTAGAAGCAGGTGGCTGGGAAGTGATTAAAAAATACGTGGCGTTAGGCTTGGGCATTTCTGTTGTGACGAGTATTTGCCTAACACCGAGTGACCCTGTTGAAGTTTTATCGTTAGAGCAATATTTTCCCAAGCGAAGTTATGGCGTGATTCTGCGCCGTGGCAAATTCCTCTCACCAGGAGCAAAACGATTTATAGAGATGATGGACACGGATTTTTTTAAACGTGATTTGTAA
- a CDS encoding pentapeptide repeat-containing protein: protein MKLRYKDGLNLCNCTFIGGGIDDGMNLENKHVENVIFERCIIMDVNFKYATFVNVEFYDVVFFLTDFSFTKWVNAQFYGVDLKASQFFQATLKDVSFLPDNVLHKTDISAIDFSTAIFDNVMLDNVIFDELTRLPSGYTVNKTSL, encoded by the coding sequence ATGAAATTAAGGTATAAAGACGGATTGAATTTGTGCAATTGCACCTTTATAGGTGGCGGAATTGATGATGGTATGAATTTGGAAAATAAGCATGTAGAAAATGTAATTTTTGAAAGATGCATTATCATGGATGTAAATTTTAAATATGCAACTTTTGTGAATGTTGAATTTTATGACGTTGTGTTTTTTTTAACCGATTTTTCTTTTACAAAATGGGTAAACGCTCAATTTTATGGCGTTGATTTAAAAGCATCGCAGTTTTTTCAAGCAACGTTAAAGGATGTTTCTTTTTTACCAGATAATGTTCTGCATAAAACTGACATAAGTGCTATCGATTTTTCCACCGCTATCTTTGACAATGTTATGTTAGATAACGTGATTTTTGACGAGTTGACACGTTTACCCAGTGGCTATACTGTCAATAAAACAAGTCTTTAA
- the pyrC gene encoding dihydroorotase encodes MTQITLTQPDDWHLHVRDGVAMASVIQATARCFGRAIIMPNLKPPVISLAQAETYRSRILQALPEGSTFQPLMTLYLTDNTSVEEIKRLKESESVVAIKYYPAGATTNSESGVTDLHKVWHLLEAMQTYDVPLLIHGEVTANTVDIFDREKVFIEYILDSIILAFPNLRIVLEHITTAEAVDYVSAQSSKIGATITAHHLLMNRNDLFTGGVRPHHYCLPVLKREQHRQALLRAATSGNPKFFLGTDSAPHARHTKEASCGCAGMFTAPAALELYAEAFEQVNALDKLEGFASFYGADFYGVARNTRTVTLKKQCWQMPTSLAFGDDTVVPLRAGDDIQWQLVTG; translated from the coding sequence ATGACGCAGATTACTTTAACTCAACCTGATGATTGGCATTTGCATGTCCGTGATGGCGTGGCAATGGCTTCTGTGATTCAAGCAACTGCGCGTTGTTTTGGACGCGCCATTATTATGCCGAATTTAAAACCGCCTGTTATTTCTTTAGCACAAGCGGAGACTTATAGAAGTCGTATTTTGCAAGCCTTGCCTGAAGGTTCTACTTTTCAGCCGTTGATGACCTTATATTTAACGGATAATACAAGCGTTGAAGAAATCAAACGGTTAAAGGAGTCTGAAAGCGTTGTTGCCATTAAGTATTATCCTGCGGGTGCAACGACTAATTCTGAATCAGGTGTGACGGATTTGCATAAAGTTTGGCATTTGTTAGAAGCGATGCAAACGTATGATGTGCCTTTGTTAATTCATGGGGAAGTAACGGCAAATACGGTCGATATTTTTGACCGTGAAAAGGTTTTTATTGAGTATATTCTTGACTCTATTATTCTTGCCTTTCCTAATTTGCGGATTGTCTTAGAACATATTACAACGGCGGAAGCTGTGGATTATGTCAGTGCACAGTCGTCTAAGATTGGGGCGACCATTACCGCGCATCATTTATTGATGAATCGCAATGATTTATTTACAGGCGGGGTGCGTCCGCATCATTATTGTTTGCCTGTGTTAAAACGTGAACAGCATCGTCAAGCCTTGCTACGTGCAGCAACCAGTGGTAATCCTAAATTCTTTTTAGGCACGGATAGCGCGCCTCATGCCCGTCATACGAAAGAAGCAAGTTGTGGTTGTGCGGGTATGTTTACCGCGCCTGCCGCTTTAGAGTTGTACGCGGAAGCGTTTGAGCAGGTTAATGCTTTGGATAAGTTAGAGGGGTTTGCGAGTTTTTACGGCGCGGATTTTTATGGCGTAGCACGTAATACGCGGACAGTGACGTTGAAAAAACAGTGTTGGCAAATGCCGACATCGCTTGCATTTGGTGATGATACGGTTGTTCCTTTGCGGGCAGGTGATGATATTCAATGGCAGTTGGTAACAGGTTGA
- the rnt gene encoding ribonuclease T: MYNPLIAKRFRGFLPVVVDVETAGFDPKRDALLEIAAVILDVDEKGFWQRGETHACHVEPFAGANLDAAALAFTGIDPYHPFRLALPEHDALHKIFKPIREAVKSQKCSRAVLVGHNPAFDLSFLNAATERTNTKRNPFHPFSAFDTATLGGLAFGQTVLARAVQVAGFEWDNDQAHSAIYDAERTADLFCAIVNLWDVKIGVRSRLE, from the coding sequence GTGTATAATCCATTAATTGCAAAAAGATTTCGTGGTTTTTTACCCGTTGTTGTTGATGTGGAAACAGCGGGATTTGACCCTAAACGGGATGCCTTACTTGAGATTGCCGCCGTCATTTTAGATGTAGATGAAAAGGGATTTTGGCAACGGGGCGAAACACATGCTTGTCATGTTGAGCCGTTTGCGGGGGCAAATTTGGACGCAGCCGCGTTGGCGTTTACAGGGATAGACCCTTATCACCCTTTTCGTTTAGCTTTGCCTGAGCATGATGCGTTACATAAGATTTTTAAGCCTATTCGTGAGGCGGTAAAGTCGCAGAAGTGTTCGCGGGCGGTATTAGTGGGTCATAATCCTGCGTTTGATTTAAGTTTTTTAAATGCCGCTACTGAGCGGACGAATACAAAACGCAATCCTTTCCATCCGTTTAGTGCTTTTGATACAGCAACATTAGGCGGTTTGGCTTTTGGTCAGACGGTATTAGCACGGGCGGTGCAGGTAGCGGGTTTTGAGTGGGATAATGATCAGGCGCATTCGGCGATTTATGACGCTGAGCGAACAGCGGATTTATTTTGTGCTATTGTCAATCTGTGGGATGTAAAAATTGGGGTACGGTCTCGGCTGGAATAG
- a CDS encoding uroporphyrinogen-III synthase — MSLTDFRVLVTRPAHQAEALCEQIEALGGIAIRLPVLEIIPLADRSPLSSCRQQLPQLDMLIFVSANAVEYGLPELLDEQKKLPVHLTTIAIGKKTAEALQAWGVSALCAPAPYNTEALLIMPLMQQVEARKIIIVRGEGGRETLAEQLRLRGAQVDYLNVYRRECPRLLTLPTSPPDIMIVTSSEGLQNLLILLAEQSWVKSTPLLVMSERTRNEAINLGFSAPILVTKIASDEGLLNMLVYWKTKGRFTQGKSPTEAR, encoded by the coding sequence ATGTCTTTAACTGATTTTCGTGTACTCGTCACCCGTCCTGCACATCAAGCAGAAGCCTTATGTGAGCAAATAGAAGCTCTTGGCGGTATAGCAATCCGTTTACCTGTTTTAGAAATTATTCCATTGGCAGACAGAAGTCCGCTATCTAGTTGTCGTCAACAATTGCCTCAATTAGACATGCTTATCTTTGTCAGTGCTAATGCTGTCGAATATGGATTGCCTGAATTGCTTGATGAACAGAAAAAACTCCCTGTTCATCTCACGACGATTGCGATTGGTAAAAAAACGGCTGAGGCGTTGCAAGCGTGGGGAGTATCCGCACTTTGTGCGCCAGCACCCTATAACACAGAAGCATTATTAATCATGCCTTTGATGCAACAGGTGGAAGCCCGAAAAATCATTATTGTGCGAGGAGAAGGAGGGCGCGAGACGTTAGCCGAACAGTTGCGTTTGCGGGGGGCGCAAGTAGATTATTTAAATGTTTATCGTCGAGAATGCCCGCGTTTATTAACGTTACCGACTTCACCGCCCGATATTATGATAGTGACCAGTAGCGAAGGCTTACAAAATTTATTGATTTTATTGGCGGAACAATCTTGGGTTAAAAGTACACCCTTATTAGTGATGAGCGAGCGCACACGCAACGAAGCCATCAATTTAGGTTTTTCTGCGCCGATTTTAGTCACCAAAATTGCCAGTGATGAAGGCTTACTCAACATGCTAGTCTATTGGAAAACAAAAGGGCGTTTTACGCAAGGTAAGTCGCCAACAGAAGCACGTTAA